In the genome of Grus americana isolate bGruAme1 chromosome 16, bGruAme1.mat, whole genome shotgun sequence, one region contains:
- the EMID1 gene encoding EMI domain-containing protein 1 isoform X2, producing the protein MAGRARGPCRRCLPLPVPLGLCLCLCCLLLPPAAGSWSPAVLQPAARSNWCSYTVTRTVSCHVQNGTFLQRVFQGCRWPLACSGGSYRTIVRPIYRVTYKTLTALEWRCCPGHAGANCEEEAHAFLALRDAGRPSTAPRRPPLRPTAFSGCLNCSRVGELTARLATLEAQVARLSVAEPPTSLAPKGSALGRGPETGQLWGSPAARGSPGDDGAQQGAVPGHDGTPGVRGPSGPKGDAGGRGPSGIPGVKGPMGPPGPPGPPGPPGRDGARGLPGEKGLPGPPGPPGPPAPVGPAIPRVAEPRDPLLSNTFTDTAGGIVGPAGPPGPMGPMGPPGPPGPIGPPGPPGPDGRAGAPGAAGPPGEKGDRGPQGHPGSRGQDGAQGEPGPRGEPGEKGAWASSFQTLLRQQARLEVLARRVTLLEAIIWPEPEPGSGSGPPGTAVPGHPRGKRGSSQPPYRIVAPHQRPPGKQ; encoded by the exons CAACTGGTGCTCCTACACGGTGACACGGACGGTGTCGTGCCACGTCCAGAACGGCACCTTCCTCCAGCGGGTCTTCCAGGGCTGCCGCTGGCCCCTGGCCTGCAGCGGGGGCAG CTACCGCACCATCGTCCGGCCCATCTACAGGGTGACCTACAAGACGCTCACGGCGCTGGAGTGGAGGTGCTGCCCCGGGCACGCCGGGGCCAACTGCGAGGAAG AGGCTCATGCCTTCCTCGCCCTGCGGGATGCTGGGcgccccagcactgccccacGTCGACCCCCCCTGCGCCCCACGGCTTTCTCAG GGTGCCTGAACTGCAGCCGCGTCGGGGAGCTGACGGCCCGGCTCGCCACCCTCGAGGCGCAG GTGGCCCGGCTGTCGGTGGCCGAgccccccacctccctggcACCCAAAGGCAGCGCCCTGGGCAGGGGGCCGGAGACCgggcagctctgggggtccccgGCTGCCCGCGGGAGCCCTGGGGATGACG GGGCGCAGCAGGGAGCCGTGCCGGGGCACGACG GGACACCCGGCGTGCGGGGGCCCTCCGGCCCCAAGGGAGACGCAGGAGGACGGGGACCGTCGGGCATTCCGGGGGTGAAGGGGCCAATGGGGCCACCAG gTCCCCCTGGCCCCCCAGGACCACCCGGCCGGGATGGAGCCAGGGGCCTCCCTGGAGAGAAGGGGTTACCCgggccccccggccccccaggCCCCCCTGCCCCCGTGGGGCCAGCGATACCCCGCGTAGCCGAGCCCA GGGACCCGCTCCTCTCCAACACCTTCACTGACACCGCCGGGGGCATCGTGGGTCCCGCCGGACCCCCCGGACCCATGGGGCCGATGG gtccccccggccccccgggtCCCATCGGGCCACCCGGCCCCCCAGGACCTGAC GGTAGAGCTGGGGCACCCGGAGCTGCCGGCCCCCCCGGGGAGAAGGGAGACAGG ggtccccagggccacccGGGCAGCCGCGGCCAGGACGGGGCACAG gGCGAGCCGGGCCCCAGGGGCGAGCCGGGCGAGAAGGGCGCTTGG GCCAGTAGCTTCCAAACCCTCCTGCGGCAGCAGGcccggctggaggtcctggcTAGAAGGGTCACCTTGCTGGAAGCCATCATCTGGCCAG AACCAGAGCCCGGCTCGGGCAGCGGCCCCCCCGGCACGGCGGTGCCCGGACACCCCCGCGGCAAGcgtggcagcagccagccccccTACCGCATCGTGGCCCCCCACCAGCGGCCCCCCGGCAAGCAGTGA
- the EMID1 gene encoding EMI domain-containing protein 1 isoform X6, which produces MAGRARGPCRRCLPLPVPLGLCLCLCCLLLPPAAGSWSPAVLQPAARSNWCSYTVTRTVSCHVQNGTFLQRVFQGCRWPLACSGGSYRTIVRPIYRVTYKTLTALEWRCCPGHAGANCEEEAHAFLALRDAGRPSTAPRRPPLRPTAFSGCLNCSRVGELTARLATLEAQVARLSVAEPPTSLAPKGSALGRGPETGQLWGSPAARGSPGDDGAQQGAVPGHDGTPGVRGPSGPKGDAGGRGPSGIPGVKGPMGPPGPPGPPGPPGRDGARGLPGEKGLPGPPGPPGPPAPVGPAIPRVAEPRDPLLSNTFTDTAGGIVGPAGPPGPMGPMGPPGPPGPIGPPGPPGPDGRAGAPGAAGPPGEKGDRGPQGHPGSRGQDGAQGEPGPRGEPGEKGAWGEGLHQLREALKILAERVLILETMIGLYEPEPGSGSGPPGTAVPGHPRGKRGSSQPPYRIVAPHQRPPGKQ; this is translated from the exons CAACTGGTGCTCCTACACGGTGACACGGACGGTGTCGTGCCACGTCCAGAACGGCACCTTCCTCCAGCGGGTCTTCCAGGGCTGCCGCTGGCCCCTGGCCTGCAGCGGGGGCAG CTACCGCACCATCGTCCGGCCCATCTACAGGGTGACCTACAAGACGCTCACGGCGCTGGAGTGGAGGTGCTGCCCCGGGCACGCCGGGGCCAACTGCGAGGAAG AGGCTCATGCCTTCCTCGCCCTGCGGGATGCTGGGcgccccagcactgccccacGTCGACCCCCCCTGCGCCCCACGGCTTTCTCAG GGTGCCTGAACTGCAGCCGCGTCGGGGAGCTGACGGCCCGGCTCGCCACCCTCGAGGCGCAG GTGGCCCGGCTGTCGGTGGCCGAgccccccacctccctggcACCCAAAGGCAGCGCCCTGGGCAGGGGGCCGGAGACCgggcagctctgggggtccccgGCTGCCCGCGGGAGCCCTGGGGATGACG GGGCGCAGCAGGGAGCCGTGCCGGGGCACGACG GGACACCCGGCGTGCGGGGGCCCTCCGGCCCCAAGGGAGACGCAGGAGGACGGGGACCGTCGGGCATTCCGGGGGTGAAGGGGCCAATGGGGCCACCAG gTCCCCCTGGCCCCCCAGGACCACCCGGCCGGGATGGAGCCAGGGGCCTCCCTGGAGAGAAGGGGTTACCCgggccccccggccccccaggCCCCCCTGCCCCCGTGGGGCCAGCGATACCCCGCGTAGCCGAGCCCA GGGACCCGCTCCTCTCCAACACCTTCACTGACACCGCCGGGGGCATCGTGGGTCCCGCCGGACCCCCCGGACCCATGGGGCCGATGG gtccccccggccccccgggtCCCATCGGGCCACCCGGCCCCCCAGGACCTGAC GGTAGAGCTGGGGCACCCGGAGCTGCCGGCCCCCCCGGGGAGAAGGGAGACAGG ggtccccagggccacccGGGCAGCCGCGGCCAGGACGGGGCACAG gGCGAGCCGGGCCCCAGGGGCGAGCCGGGCGAGAAGGGCGCTTGG gGGGAGGGTTTGCACCAGCTCCGTGAGGCGCTGAAGATTTTAGCGGAGAGGGTTTTAATCTTGGAAACAATGATTGGGCTCTATG AACCAGAGCCCGGCTCGGGCAGCGGCCCCCCCGGCACGGCGGTGCCCGGACACCCCCGCGGCAAGcgtggcagcagccagccccccTACCGCATCGTGGCCCCCCACCAGCGGCCCCCCGGCAAGCAGTGA
- the EMID1 gene encoding EMI domain-containing protein 1 isoform X3 yields the protein MAGRARGPCRRCLPLPVPLGLCLCLCCLLLPPAAGSWSPAVLQPAARSNWCSYTVTRTVSCHVQNGTFLQRVFQGCRWPLACSGGSSYRTIVRPIYRVTYKTLTALEWRCCPGHAGANCEEEAHAFLALRDAGRPSTAPRRPPLRPTAFSGCLNCSRVGELTARLATLEAQVARLSVAEPPTSLAPKGSALGRGPETGQLWGSPAARGSPGDDGAQQGAVPGHDGTPGVRGPSGPKGDAGGRGPSGIPGVKGPMGPPGPPGPPGPPGRDGARGLPGEKGLPGPPGPPGPPAPVGPAIPRVAEPRDPLLSNTFTDTAGGIVGPAGPPGPMGPMGPPGPPGPIGPPGPPGPDGRAGAPGAAGPPGEKGDRGPQGHPGSRGQDGAQGEPGPRGEPGEKGAWGEGLHQLREALKILAERVLILETMIGLYEPEPGSGSGPPGTAVPGHPRGKRGSSQPPYRIVAPHQRPPGKQ from the exons CAACTGGTGCTCCTACACGGTGACACGGACGGTGTCGTGCCACGTCCAGAACGGCACCTTCCTCCAGCGGGTCTTCCAGGGCTGCCGCTGGCCCCTGGCCTGCAGCGGGGGCAG CAGCTACCGCACCATCGTCCGGCCCATCTACAGGGTGACCTACAAGACGCTCACGGCGCTGGAGTGGAGGTGCTGCCCCGGGCACGCCGGGGCCAACTGCGAGGAAG AGGCTCATGCCTTCCTCGCCCTGCGGGATGCTGGGcgccccagcactgccccacGTCGACCCCCCCTGCGCCCCACGGCTTTCTCAG GGTGCCTGAACTGCAGCCGCGTCGGGGAGCTGACGGCCCGGCTCGCCACCCTCGAGGCGCAG GTGGCCCGGCTGTCGGTGGCCGAgccccccacctccctggcACCCAAAGGCAGCGCCCTGGGCAGGGGGCCGGAGACCgggcagctctgggggtccccgGCTGCCCGCGGGAGCCCTGGGGATGACG GGGCGCAGCAGGGAGCCGTGCCGGGGCACGACG GGACACCCGGCGTGCGGGGGCCCTCCGGCCCCAAGGGAGACGCAGGAGGACGGGGACCGTCGGGCATTCCGGGGGTGAAGGGGCCAATGGGGCCACCAG gTCCCCCTGGCCCCCCAGGACCACCCGGCCGGGATGGAGCCAGGGGCCTCCCTGGAGAGAAGGGGTTACCCgggccccccggccccccaggCCCCCCTGCCCCCGTGGGGCCAGCGATACCCCGCGTAGCCGAGCCCA GGGACCCGCTCCTCTCCAACACCTTCACTGACACCGCCGGGGGCATCGTGGGTCCCGCCGGACCCCCCGGACCCATGGGGCCGATGG gtccccccggccccccgggtCCCATCGGGCCACCCGGCCCCCCAGGACCTGAC GGTAGAGCTGGGGCACCCGGAGCTGCCGGCCCCCCCGGGGAGAAGGGAGACAGG ggtccccagggccacccGGGCAGCCGCGGCCAGGACGGGGCACAG gGCGAGCCGGGCCCCAGGGGCGAGCCGGGCGAGAAGGGCGCTTGG gGGGAGGGTTTGCACCAGCTCCGTGAGGCGCTGAAGATTTTAGCGGAGAGGGTTTTAATCTTGGAAACAATGATTGGGCTCTATG AACCAGAGCCCGGCTCGGGCAGCGGCCCCCCCGGCACGGCGGTGCCCGGACACCCCCGCGGCAAGcgtggcagcagccagccccccTACCGCATCGTGGCCCCCCACCAGCGGCCCCCCGGCAAGCAGTGA
- the EMID1 gene encoding EMI domain-containing protein 1 isoform X1, whose translation MAGRARGPCRRCLPLPVPLGLCLCLCCLLLPPAAGSWSPAVLQPAARSNWCSYTVTRTVSCHVQNGTFLQRVFQGCRWPLACSGGSSYRTIVRPIYRVTYKTLTALEWRCCPGHAGANCEEEAHAFLALRDAGRPSTAPRRPPLRPTAFSGCLNCSRVGELTARLATLEAQVARLSVAEPPTSLAPKGSALGRGPETGQLWGSPAARGSPGDDGAQQGAVPGHDGTPGVRGPSGPKGDAGGRGPSGIPGVKGPMGPPGPPGPPGPPGRDGARGLPGEKGLPGPPGPPGPPAPVGPAIPRVAEPRDPLLSNTFTDTAGGIVGPAGPPGPMGPMGPPGPPGPIGPPGPPGPDGRAGAPGAAGPPGEKGDRGPQGHPGSRGQDGAQGEPGPRGEPGEKGAWASSFQTLLRQQARLEVLARRVTLLEAIIWPEPEPGSGSGPPGTAVPGHPRGKRGSSQPPYRIVAPHQRPPGKQ comes from the exons CAACTGGTGCTCCTACACGGTGACACGGACGGTGTCGTGCCACGTCCAGAACGGCACCTTCCTCCAGCGGGTCTTCCAGGGCTGCCGCTGGCCCCTGGCCTGCAGCGGGGGCAG CAGCTACCGCACCATCGTCCGGCCCATCTACAGGGTGACCTACAAGACGCTCACGGCGCTGGAGTGGAGGTGCTGCCCCGGGCACGCCGGGGCCAACTGCGAGGAAG AGGCTCATGCCTTCCTCGCCCTGCGGGATGCTGGGcgccccagcactgccccacGTCGACCCCCCCTGCGCCCCACGGCTTTCTCAG GGTGCCTGAACTGCAGCCGCGTCGGGGAGCTGACGGCCCGGCTCGCCACCCTCGAGGCGCAG GTGGCCCGGCTGTCGGTGGCCGAgccccccacctccctggcACCCAAAGGCAGCGCCCTGGGCAGGGGGCCGGAGACCgggcagctctgggggtccccgGCTGCCCGCGGGAGCCCTGGGGATGACG GGGCGCAGCAGGGAGCCGTGCCGGGGCACGACG GGACACCCGGCGTGCGGGGGCCCTCCGGCCCCAAGGGAGACGCAGGAGGACGGGGACCGTCGGGCATTCCGGGGGTGAAGGGGCCAATGGGGCCACCAG gTCCCCCTGGCCCCCCAGGACCACCCGGCCGGGATGGAGCCAGGGGCCTCCCTGGAGAGAAGGGGTTACCCgggccccccggccccccaggCCCCCCTGCCCCCGTGGGGCCAGCGATACCCCGCGTAGCCGAGCCCA GGGACCCGCTCCTCTCCAACACCTTCACTGACACCGCCGGGGGCATCGTGGGTCCCGCCGGACCCCCCGGACCCATGGGGCCGATGG gtccccccggccccccgggtCCCATCGGGCCACCCGGCCCCCCAGGACCTGAC GGTAGAGCTGGGGCACCCGGAGCTGCCGGCCCCCCCGGGGAGAAGGGAGACAGG ggtccccagggccacccGGGCAGCCGCGGCCAGGACGGGGCACAG gGCGAGCCGGGCCCCAGGGGCGAGCCGGGCGAGAAGGGCGCTTGG GCCAGTAGCTTCCAAACCCTCCTGCGGCAGCAGGcccggctggaggtcctggcTAGAAGGGTCACCTTGCTGGAAGCCATCATCTGGCCAG AACCAGAGCCCGGCTCGGGCAGCGGCCCCCCCGGCACGGCGGTGCCCGGACACCCCCGCGGCAAGcgtggcagcagccagccccccTACCGCATCGTGGCCCCCCACCAGCGGCCCCCCGGCAAGCAGTGA